The following DNA comes from Corallococcus silvisoli.
CCTCCGCCCCGCAGACGCAGCAGGCGGCCTCTGGGGCGGCTGGCAACCTGCAACCCGCCACGCGCGAGGCCCAGTCGCTGGCGTCGTTGGCGCCGCTGGTGGAGTCGGTGAAGTCAGCCGTGGTGAACGTGGACGTGCAAGCCCGTCCTGAAGTGCCGGAGGGCATGGAGGACAACCCGCTCTTCGACCGCTTCTTTGGGGGCAACGGAAGCCGAGGTCGGGGCGGAGGAAGCCGGGGCCGCAGCGAGCGGGAGCAGATCCGCCAGGGAGCCGGATCGGGCTTCATCATCGACCCCAAGGGGCTGGTGCTCACGAACAACCACGTCATCGAGGACGCGGTCACCATCACCATCCGCCTGGACGACGGTCGCTCGTTCACCGGCGAGGTGGTGGGGCGCGACCCGCTCACCGACGTGGCCGTGGTGAAGATCAAGGAGAAGGTGGATCAGCTGCCCGCCGTGAAGCTGGGCGACTCGGACGCGGTGCGCGTGGGCGACTGGGTGCTGGCGATTGGCAACCCCTTCGGTCTGGCCTCCAGCGTGAGCGTGGGCATCCTGTCCGCGCGCGCCCGTGAAATCGGCGCCAGCGCGTACGACGATTTCCTCCAGACGGACGCGGCCATCAACCCCGGCAACTCGGGCGGCCCGCTCTTCAACATGAAGGGCGAGGTGGTGGGCATCAACACCGCCATCGTCGGCGGGGGCACGGGCATTGGATTCTCCGTGCCCAGCAACCTCATCAAGGCGCTCCTTCCGCAGCTGGAGAAGAGCGGATCCGTCACGCGCGGCTGGCTGGGCGTGGGCATCCAGCCCCTGACCCGCGACCTGGCGCAGGCGCTGAAGCTGCCGGTGAACGAGGGCGCCATCCTCACGCAGATCAACCCCGACTCCCCGGCGTCGAAGGCGGGCCTCAAGGCGGACGACGTGGTGGTCGCGGTCGACGGGCAGACGGTGCGCTCCGACAGCGAGCTCACGCGCACGGTGGCGCTCAAGAAGCCGAACAGCGTCGCGACGCTGACGGTCTACCGCGATGGCAAGAAGCAGGACGTCAAGGTGACGATGGGCACCCGGCCGGACCTGGAGGGCCTGTCCAAGAAGAAGCCGGAGGTCACGGACGAGCAGGACAGCTCGCGGCGCGTGGGGGTGTCCCTCCAGGACCTGGATGCGCGGACCGCTTCCCAGGCGGGCTTCACCGAGCGCTCTGGCGCGCTCATCACCGACATCGTCCCGGGCTCGCCCGCGGACCGCGCGCAGCTGATCCCAGGCATGCTGGTGGTGGAGGCGAACCGCAAGCCCATCGCCAGCGCGAAGGAGCTGGCCGCGGTCATCCGCGCCGCGCCTGGGGGCAGCACGCTGCTGCTGCGCGTGGCGGGGCCTGGCGGCGGACGCCTGCTGCGCGCGCTGAAGATGCCGTGACGTCGAAGCGCTGAGTCAACCCGAAGGGCACGGGGGTGGACGAACGTCGATGAGCGTCAACTACGTCTCGTTGGGTGACAGCACGGCGGTGGGGGTGGGGGCAGCGCAGGGCGGGGGCTACCCCGACCGCCTTGCCTCCCGCCTCCGGCAGGGGGGCCTTCCCGTAGGCCACACCAACCTGGGGCAGAGCGGGGCGCGGGTGCGCGACGTCGTCAACAACGCCCTCAAGCGCGTCGTCGCGTTGCAGCCCACGCTCATCACCTTGGGCGTGGGCACCAACGACATCTGGCGCGGCACCGAGGTGGCGGAGTTCCAGGACGACCTGGACCGCATCGCCCGGCGACTGAAGCAGACGGGCGCGTCGATGGTGGTGGTGAACATCGCCGACATGGCGCTCGCGCCGGTGGCCAGGATGGTGCCCAGCACGTTGTACGAGGGCCGCATCGGGCCGTTCAACGAGTCCATCGCCACGGTGGCCCGCACGCACGGACTGCACCTCGTGGACCTCTTCACCGCCAGCCGGGAGATGATCCCCCGGCGTCCGGACTTCTTCTGCTCGGATGGATTCCACCCCTCCGCGGCGGGCTACGACGAGTGGGCGGACCTGATGCTCCCCGTGGTGCGCACGCTCGTGCAGCGGTAGGGGCAGGGCGCTTCACCGCGACGCTGTTCACCCGCGAGGAGCGGGGGCTTCAGGAACCGCGCGCACGTGGGCGCGAGGCCTCGAGCCTCACGCCTTGGCGAGGCCCGGAGGCGCGGGCGGCGTGGTCGGCGCGTCCGCGGGCGGCGCGTTGATGCTGCGCTCGCGGCCGGGGTGCACCTCCATGCCGGGCTCGAACGGCGTCACGCGGTTGCGGCCCGTGCGCTTGCTGCAATAGAGCGCCGAATCCGCGCAGTCGACGAGCGTCTCCTGGGTGTTCGCGTCCGTGGGGAAGTGCGCGACGCCGATGGACACCGTGACGTGCCCGCCGGGCAGCCCCGTCCGACTCAGCGTCACGGACTCCGCCACCGCGCGGCGCAGCGTCTCCGCGACCTCC
Coding sequences within:
- a CDS encoding trypsin-like peptidase domain-containing protein; translation: MTLTLPPFRRTLVAAVLVLASPTLALAQAPASKPSAPQTQQAASGAAGNLQPATREAQSLASLAPLVESVKSAVVNVDVQARPEVPEGMEDNPLFDRFFGGNGSRGRGGGSRGRSEREQIRQGAGSGFIIDPKGLVLTNNHVIEDAVTITIRLDDGRSFTGEVVGRDPLTDVAVVKIKEKVDQLPAVKLGDSDAVRVGDWVLAIGNPFGLASSVSVGILSARAREIGASAYDDFLQTDAAINPGNSGGPLFNMKGEVVGINTAIVGGGTGIGFSVPSNLIKALLPQLEKSGSVTRGWLGVGIQPLTRDLAQALKLPVNEGAILTQINPDSPASKAGLKADDVVVAVDGQTVRSDSELTRTVALKKPNSVATLTVYRDGKKQDVKVTMGTRPDLEGLSKKKPEVTDEQDSSRRVGVSLQDLDARTASQAGFTERSGALITDIVPGSPADRAQLIPGMLVVEANRKPIASAKELAAVIRAAPGGSTLLLRVAGPGGGRLLRALKMP
- a CDS encoding SGNH/GDSL hydrolase family protein, which translates into the protein MSVNYVSLGDSTAVGVGAAQGGGYPDRLASRLRQGGLPVGHTNLGQSGARVRDVVNNALKRVVALQPTLITLGVGTNDIWRGTEVAEFQDDLDRIARRLKQTGASMVVVNIADMALAPVARMVPSTLYEGRIGPFNESIATVARTHGLHLVDLFTASREMIPRRPDFFCSDGFHPSAAGYDEWADLMLPVVRTLVQR